The genome window CAGACGGTGCGCCGCTGGGGGCGCACCCACCAGCCCCTGCTCGCGGTGGGAGACCTGCTCCCCCTAGCCCTGGCCTGGAGCAGCGGGGCACCGTTCGCCTTCATCGGCACCCCCAAGAGCGACTACACCTGGCGCAGCGGCCCGGGCCACAACGGCCTGGCCGATGGCTATCACCGCTGCAAAGGCAGCGAGTGGGATCCCTGGGAGTGGGCGCTGATGGGCTCGCGGCGCTGCCGGCTGGTGGCGGTCCGTGATGGGCTCACCGCCCGGGGGCTGCGCCGCCATGGGGTGCCGGCCCTGGCTCCGGGCAACCCGATGATGGATGGGCTGGCACCCACGGCCCTGCCGGCGGCTCTGGCCTCCAGCCGGCGGCTGGTGCTGCTGTGCGGCAGTCGTCTGCCGGAAGCGATCCGCAACTTCGAGCGGCTTCTTTCTGCCCTTCAGGGGCTGGCTGCAGAGCACGACACGCTGGTGTTCTGCCCGATCGGTGCCACCCCGGCGCCGGAGCAGCTCGGGCCAGCGCTGCGGGCGCATGGCTTCCAGCCTGTAGCCGTGCCCGGCGGCAGCGGCGCCGATCAGGCCTGGCGGCGGGGCGCGATGGTGCTGTTGCTGGGCCGGGGTTGCTTTCCGCGCTGGGCGGGGTGGGGAGAGCTTGGCCTGGCCACGGCGGGCACGGCCACCGAGCAACTCGTGGGGCTCGGCCTGCCAGCCCTGTCTTTGCCGGGTCCTGGCCCGCAGTTCAAGCGGGCCTTCGCGCGCCGGCAGAGCCGGCTGCTGGGGGGAGCGGTGCAGGTGTGCGCCAGCCCTGGCGCATTGACCCGTCGCCTGAGGGAGCTGCTGCAGGATCCAGTCGGCATCCGCCGGCTGGGCCAGATCGGCCGGCGCCGCATGGGCAGCGCCGGCGGCAGCGAGCGACTGGCGGCCCTGCTCGAACGCCAGCTGCTGGCAGGGGGCCGGGGCTGAGGCGAGGATGGGGTCAACTCCCTACGCACCCCCCTGATGCCAGTTCCGCCCAATCGGGCCTATGCGGTGGCCACCGGCAACCTGGCCACCCTGCTGGGCATCAGCATC of Synechococcus sp. MW101C3 contains these proteins:
- a CDS encoding lipid-A-disaccharide synthase-related protein; this translates as MPSRLLVLSNGHGEDLIALKVIEALQQRQPGLDVCVLPLVGEGQCFAAAEAAGALQRIGPRQRLPSGGFSNQSLSGLVQDLVAGLPQLSWGHLQTVRRWGRTHQPLLAVGDLLPLALAWSSGAPFAFIGTPKSDYTWRSGPGHNGLADGYHRCKGSEWDPWEWALMGSRRCRLVAVRDGLTARGLRRHGVPALAPGNPMMDGLAPTALPAALASSRRLVLLCGSRLPEAIRNFERLLSALQGLAAEHDTLVFCPIGATPAPEQLGPALRAHGFQPVAVPGGSGADQAWRRGAMVLLLGRGCFPRWAGWGELGLATAGTATEQLVGLGLPALSLPGPGPQFKRAFARRQSRLLGGAVQVCASPGALTRRLRELLQDPVGIRRLGQIGRRRMGSAGGSERLAALLERQLLAGGRG